A stretch of Leisingera sp. S132 DNA encodes these proteins:
- a CDS encoding CoA-binding protein, translating to MTDYSDEHLKKVLQRAKTVAVVGVSMNPVRPSYYVARYLGLKGYRVIPVNPGHVGKMLFGETVRASLSEIDLPVDMVDIFRRSEAVPPVVDEALEAFPKLQTIWMQIGVEHAEAAAKAEARGVTVIQNRCPKIEYQRLFGELRMGGFATGIISSKL from the coding sequence ATGACAGACTACAGCGATGAGCATCTGAAGAAAGTCCTGCAAAGGGCCAAGACCGTAGCGGTGGTGGGCGTGTCGATGAACCCGGTGCGCCCCAGCTATTACGTGGCGCGCTACCTGGGCCTGAAAGGCTATAGGGTGATTCCGGTTAATCCCGGCCATGTCGGCAAAATGCTGTTTGGCGAAACGGTGCGGGCAAGCCTCTCCGAAATTGATCTGCCGGTGGATATGGTCGACATCTTTCGCCGCTCCGAGGCGGTGCCGCCGGTTGTGGATGAGGCGCTGGAGGCGTTTCCCAAGCTGCAGACCATCTGGATGCAGATCGGGGTGGAGCACGCCGAAGCCGCCGCCAAGGCGGAGGCGCGCGGGGTGACGGTGATCCAGAACCGCTGCCCCAAGATCGAATACCAGCGCCTGTTCGGCGAGCTGCGGATGGGCGGCTTTGCCACCGGAATCATATCCTCGAAGCTGTGA
- a CDS encoding phosphoribosyl-ATP diphosphatase, giving the protein MSLLHDLEATILARKGADPETSWTAKLLAKGPEKCAEKFGEEAIEAIIEAVKDDKAGLASEGADVLYHFLVMLAVRDVALDDVLQVLAERQGLSGIAEKAARPKG; this is encoded by the coding sequence ATGAGCCTGCTGCACGATCTCGAAGCCACCATACTGGCGCGCAAAGGGGCCGATCCGGAGACCAGCTGGACCGCCAAGCTGCTGGCCAAGGGGCCGGAGAAATGCGCCGAGAAATTCGGCGAGGAAGCCATTGAGGCGATCATCGAAGCGGTGAAGGATGACAAGGCAGGGCTCGCTTCCGAGGGCGCCGATGTTCTGTATCATTTCCTGGTGATGCTGGCCGTCCGCGACGTTGCGCTGGACGATGTGCTGCAAGTGCTGGCAGAACGCCAAGGCCTCAGCGGCATTGCCGAGAAGGCCGCCCGCCCCAAGGGCTGA
- the hisF gene encoding imidazole glycerol phosphate synthase subunit HisF produces the protein MLKTRIIPCLDVADGRVVKGVNFVGLRDAGDPVECAKAYDAAGADEICFLDIHATHENRGTMFDMVQRTAEQCFVPLTVGGGVRTKEDVRALLLAGADKVSFNSAAVANPDVIAEAADQFGSQCIVCAIDAKTVEPGRWEIFTHGGRKPTGIDAVEFARTVVAKGAGEILLTSMDRDGTKSGFNLPLTKAISDAVDVPVIASGGVGNLDHLVEGVTKGGASAVLAASIFHFGEYTIQEAKEHMAAAGIPMRLN, from the coding sequence ATGCTGAAAACCCGCATCATTCCCTGTCTCGACGTCGCTGACGGGCGCGTGGTCAAGGGCGTCAATTTTGTCGGCCTGCGCGATGCGGGCGATCCGGTGGAATGCGCCAAGGCCTATGATGCGGCCGGCGCGGATGAGATCTGCTTTCTCGATATTCACGCAACCCATGAAAACCGGGGCACCATGTTCGACATGGTGCAGCGTACCGCCGAGCAGTGTTTTGTGCCGCTGACCGTGGGCGGCGGGGTGCGGACCAAGGAAGATGTGCGGGCCCTGCTGCTGGCGGGCGCAGACAAGGTCTCCTTCAACTCTGCTGCCGTAGCCAACCCGGATGTGATTGCCGAAGCCGCGGATCAATTCGGCAGCCAGTGTATCGTCTGCGCCATTGACGCCAAGACGGTGGAGCCGGGCCGCTGGGAGATCTTCACTCATGGCGGGCGCAAGCCGACCGGCATCGACGCGGTGGAATTCGCACGGACTGTGGTGGCCAAGGGTGCCGGGGAAATCCTGCTGACTTCGATGGACCGGGACGGCACCAAATCCGGTTTCAACCTGCCGCTGACCAAAGCGATTTCCGACGCGGTGGACGTCCCGGTGATTGCCTCCGGCGGCGTCGGCAACCTGGATCACCTGGTGGAAGGCGTGACCAAGGGCGGCGCATCCGCAGTGCTGGCTGCCTCGATCTTCCACTTTGGAGAATACACGATCCAGGAAGCCAAGGAACACATGGCTGCCGCCGGCATTCCGATGCGGCTGAACTGA
- a CDS encoding DUF302 domain-containing protein yields the protein MKKSLALSGAMALASALPAAAELVTVPSQKPVAETMDALQAAVEGAGATVFARVDHAAGAQNAALDLSPSQLLIFGNPKLGTPAMQADMRAGLYLPLKVLAYEDADGHVWLTYEDPAEMLSGLEIPADAAFIAKMQGALGKLTAKAAE from the coding sequence ATGAAAAAATCTCTTGCCCTTTCTGGCGCCATGGCGCTCGCCTCAGCACTGCCTGCCGCTGCGGAGCTGGTGACTGTGCCCAGCCAGAAACCCGTGGCCGAAACCATGGATGCGCTGCAGGCCGCGGTCGAGGGGGCGGGCGCAACTGTCTTTGCCCGGGTCGACCATGCCGCAGGCGCGCAGAATGCAGCGCTGGATCTAAGCCCGTCCCAGCTCCTGATTTTCGGCAACCCCAAACTGGGCACTCCCGCAATGCAGGCGGACATGCGGGCAGGGCTCTACCTGCCGCTGAAGGTGCTGGCTTATGAGGATGCCGACGGGCATGTCTGGCTGACCTATGAGGATCCGGCTGAAATGCTCTCCGGCCTCGAAATCCCCGCCGATGCGGCGTTCATCGCCAAGATGCAGGGCGCCTTGGGCAAGCTGACTGCAAAGGCAGCCGAATAG
- the hisA gene encoding 1-(5-phosphoribosyl)-5-[(5-phosphoribosylamino)methylideneamino]imidazole-4-carboxamide isomerase, with the protein MILYPAIDLKDGQAVRLLHGEMDKTTVFNDNPAAQALEFVEAGCEWLHLVDLNGAFAGEPVNAAPVEEILKQTKVPAQLGGGIRDMATIERWIGKGLARVILGTVAVENPDLVREAAREFPGKVAVGIDARNGKVATKGWAEETDVMVTDLAKSFEDAGVAAIIYTDILRDGAMKGPNVEATADLANAVSIPVIASGGVSSLDDLRALKSCGAPLNGAISGRALYDGAIDLKEALAVLKA; encoded by the coding sequence ATGATCCTCTACCCCGCGATTGACCTCAAAGACGGCCAGGCCGTGCGCCTGCTGCATGGCGAGATGGACAAGACCACCGTGTTCAACGACAACCCCGCCGCGCAGGCGCTGGAGTTTGTCGAGGCGGGCTGCGAGTGGCTGCATCTGGTGGACCTGAACGGTGCCTTTGCCGGCGAGCCGGTGAATGCGGCGCCGGTGGAGGAGATCCTCAAGCAGACCAAAGTGCCCGCACAGCTGGGTGGCGGCATCCGTGACATGGCCACCATCGAGCGCTGGATCGGCAAGGGCCTGGCACGGGTCATCCTGGGCACGGTGGCGGTGGAGAACCCGGACCTGGTGCGCGAGGCGGCGCGGGAATTTCCCGGCAAGGTCGCGGTCGGCATTGATGCGCGTAACGGCAAAGTCGCAACCAAGGGCTGGGCCGAGGAAACCGACGTGATGGTCACCGACCTCGCCAAATCCTTTGAGGACGCGGGCGTGGCCGCGATCATCTATACCGACATCCTGCGCGACGGTGCCATGAAAGGCCCGAATGTCGAGGCCACCGCCGATCTGGCAAACGCGGTCAGCATCCCGGTGATTGCTTCCGGCGGCGTGTCCTCGCTTGACGATCTGCGGGCGCTGAAATCCTGCGGCGCGCCTCTCAATGGTGCGATTTCTGGCAGGGCGCTCTATGATGGCGCCATCGACCTGAAAGAGGCGCTGGCGGTTTTGAAAGCCTGA
- a CDS encoding DUF2147 domain-containing protein yields the protein MKHLLAGMAVAVGLAGAAAADPVLGVWKTQADDGSYAHILMAKCGAAVCGKIARTFNSEGEYKSPNIGKTLVIDMVPNGDGSYEGKVWRPSNDKIYTGKMDLAGSSLALRGCVAGGLICSKQTWTRVQ from the coding sequence ATGAAACATCTACTGGCAGGCATGGCCGTAGCCGTCGGGCTGGCAGGCGCAGCAGCGGCGGACCCGGTGCTTGGTGTCTGGAAGACGCAAGCTGATGACGGCTCCTATGCCCATATCCTGATGGCGAAATGCGGCGCTGCGGTCTGCGGCAAGATCGCCCGCACCTTCAACAGCGAAGGCGAATACAAATCCCCCAACATCGGCAAGACGCTGGTGATCGACATGGTGCCAAACGGCGACGGCTCTTATGAGGGCAAGGTCTGGCGGCCGTCCAACGACAAGATCTACACCGGCAAAATGGATCTGGCGGGCAGCTCCCTGGCCTTGCGGGGCTGCGTCGCGGGCGGGCTGATCTGCTCCAAGCAAACCTGGACCCGGGTCCAGTAA
- a CDS encoding WGR domain-containing protein, whose amino-acid sequence MHIRFEKYDHAEGKHRYCLLSLTPTLFGDWCVERVSGPLNAPGGAQKRTYFAARAEALAIFEGFRDRQLKRGYAPIPVQLGLL is encoded by the coding sequence TTGCACATCCGTTTCGAGAAATATGATCACGCTGAAGGCAAGCACCGCTATTGCCTGCTGAGCCTGACACCGACGCTGTTCGGCGACTGGTGTGTTGAGCGTGTGTCCGGGCCGCTGAACGCGCCCGGCGGTGCGCAGAAGCGGACGTATTTTGCGGCGCGGGCCGAGGCTCTGGCAATCTTTGAAGGGTTCCGGGACCGGCAGCTGAAACGCGGCTATGCGCCGATCCCGGTGCAGCTGGGGCTGCTGTAG
- a CDS encoding peroxiredoxin-like family protein, with amino-acid sequence MLIPRQKTPDLTLPTLDHGQFDLSSETAERGTVICFYRGLHCPICATYLKEFEKKVAAFAKRGVNCIAISSDGEERTRAMVDKIEAKELRFGYGLPLSLAKEWGLYISTSRGKTSIGIEEPALFSEPGLFLVTPEQTLYYGSVQTMPFVRPHFAELVAALDFAIPNNYPARGEYTGEL; translated from the coding sequence ATGCTGATCCCCCGCCAGAAGACCCCGGACCTGACCCTGCCGACGCTGGACCACGGCCAGTTCGACCTGTCCTCGGAAACAGCCGAGCGCGGCACCGTAATCTGCTTTTACCGGGGTCTGCATTGCCCGATCTGCGCGACCTATCTGAAGGAGTTCGAGAAGAAGGTCGCGGCTTTTGCCAAGCGCGGCGTCAACTGTATCGCCATTAGCTCTGACGGCGAAGAGCGCACCCGCGCGATGGTTGACAAGATCGAGGCCAAGGAGCTGCGGTTCGGCTACGGCCTGCCGCTGTCTTTGGCCAAGGAATGGGGGCTGTATATCTCCACTTCGCGCGGCAAGACCTCGATCGGGATTGAAGAGCCTGCACTGTTTTCGGAACCCGGCCTGTTCCTCGTGACGCCGGAGCAGACGCTCTATTACGGGTCCGTGCAGACCATGCCGTTTGTGCGCCCGCATTTTGCGGAACTGGTGGCGGCGCTGGATTTTGCCATCCCCAACAACTACCCGGCGCGCGGTGAATACACCGGTGAGCTGTAA
- a CDS encoding AraC family transcriptional regulator, protein MDRLTTLMDRFQLAVQAAAPGQANLIALADAAGQPVRILYRTRGPLADPALGAVMWAARVEWSGHRNPFLAALPPVVEYDVSGNAEAQGLVRLMRDEAEGRHCGAQSVINRLGEVLMVRLLRNQIQKGATEPGLLAGLADPRLSRAIVAMHDHPGRLWANADLAQEAGLSLSRFAELFAAEVGETPIGYLRRWRLILAHQDLVRGDRVDAVARRYAYTSPEGFTRAFRKAYGVAPVSLRNAAA, encoded by the coding sequence ATGGATCGCCTCACCACGCTGATGGACCGTTTCCAGCTCGCCGTGCAGGCCGCAGCTCCGGGCCAGGCCAACCTGATTGCCCTGGCGGATGCGGCAGGCCAGCCGGTGCGGATCCTCTACCGCACCCGCGGCCCGCTGGCAGACCCCGCTTTGGGCGCGGTCATGTGGGCGGCGCGGGTGGAATGGTCGGGACACCGCAACCCGTTCCTGGCCGCCTTGCCGCCGGTGGTGGAGTATGACGTGTCCGGCAATGCCGAGGCGCAGGGGCTGGTCAGGCTGATGCGGGATGAGGCGGAGGGCCGGCATTGCGGCGCTCAATCGGTGATCAACCGGCTGGGCGAGGTGCTGATGGTGCGCCTTTTGCGCAATCAGATCCAGAAAGGCGCGACAGAGCCGGGGCTGCTGGCGGGCCTCGCCGATCCGCGCCTCAGCCGCGCCATCGTGGCGATGCATGACCATCCGGGACGTCTTTGGGCCAATGCCGATCTGGCGCAGGAGGCTGGGCTGTCGCTGTCGCGCTTTGCGGAGCTTTTTGCCGCCGAAGTCGGCGAAACCCCGATCGGCTACCTGCGCCGCTGGCGGCTGATCCTGGCGCATCAGGATCTTGTGCGCGGCGACCGGGTAGACGCCGTCGCGCGCCGCTATGCCTATACCAGCCCCGAAGGCTTCACCCGCGCCTTCCGCAAGGCTTATGGCGTGGCGCCGGTTTCCCTGCGCAACGCTGCCGCCTGA
- the hisH gene encoding imidazole glycerol phosphate synthase subunit HisH gives MLTAIIDYESGNLHSAEKAFQRMAREMDAGEVVVTSDADVVARADRLVLPGDGAFPACAAELRGHKGIYDAMVEAVEQKGRPFLGICVGMQLMATTGHEYEETPGLGWVGGDVVKITPADASLKVPHMGWNDLVIDHAHPVFDGIQSGDHVYFVHSYHFRVATPAERLAHVDYAGDVTAVIGRDTMVGMQFHPEKSQATGLRMIGNFLTWKP, from the coding sequence ATGCTGACCGCAATCATTGATTACGAATCCGGCAACCTGCACTCGGCTGAGAAGGCATTTCAGCGCATGGCGCGGGAAATGGATGCGGGCGAGGTCGTGGTGACCTCAGACGCCGATGTTGTGGCCCGTGCCGATCGGCTGGTGCTGCCCGGCGATGGCGCCTTCCCCGCCTGCGCGGCAGAGCTGCGCGGCCACAAGGGCATCTATGACGCCATGGTCGAAGCGGTGGAGCAAAAGGGCCGTCCGTTCCTGGGCATCTGCGTCGGCATGCAGCTGATGGCGACCACCGGGCATGAGTATGAGGAGACACCGGGCCTCGGCTGGGTTGGCGGCGATGTGGTGAAGATCACGCCCGCGGATGCCTCCCTGAAAGTGCCGCATATGGGCTGGAACGATCTGGTCATTGACCATGCGCACCCGGTGTTTGACGGCATCCAGAGCGGTGATCACGTTTATTTTGTGCATTCCTACCATTTCCGCGTGGCAACCCCTGCGGAACGGCTGGCGCATGTGGATTACGCCGGCGACGTGACCGCGGTCATCGGCCGGGACACGATGGTAGGCATGCAGTTCCACCCGGAGAAAAGCCAGGCCACCGGCTTGCGGATGATTGGCAACTTCCTGACCTGGAAACCCTGA
- the hisB gene encoding imidazoleglycerol-phosphate dehydratase HisB has product MRTAKVTRKTAETDISVEINLDGTGIYDNQTGVGFFDHMLDQLARHSLIDMTIRAKGDYHIDDHHTVEDTGIALGQALVQALGDKKGIRRYGECHLPMDDAQVRCALDLSARPFLIWNVELPTQKIGAFDTELVREFFQALSTHGGITLHIDQLHGFNSHHIAEAAFKAVARALRLAVETDPRKADAIPSTKGAL; this is encoded by the coding sequence ATGCGTACCGCCAAAGTGACCCGCAAGACCGCGGAAACCGATATCTCTGTCGAGATCAACCTGGATGGCACCGGGATCTATGACAACCAGACCGGGGTTGGCTTTTTCGACCACATGCTGGACCAGCTGGCGCGCCATTCGCTGATCGATATGACCATCCGCGCCAAGGGTGACTATCACATCGACGACCACCACACGGTGGAGGACACTGGCATCGCGCTGGGTCAGGCACTGGTGCAGGCGCTGGGGGACAAGAAGGGGATCCGGCGCTATGGCGAGTGCCACCTGCCGATGGATGATGCGCAGGTGCGCTGCGCGCTGGACCTGTCGGCGCGCCCCTTCCTGATCTGGAACGTCGAGCTGCCTACCCAGAAAATCGGCGCATTTGACACCGAACTGGTGCGGGAGTTCTTTCAAGCCTTGAGCACCCATGGCGGCATCACCCTGCATATCGACCAGCTGCACGGGTTCAACAGCCACCATATTGCCGAGGCGGCGTTCAAGGCGGTGGCCCGCGCGCTGCGGCTGGCGGTGGAGACCGACCCGCGCAAGGCGGATGCGATTCCGTCCACCAAGGGTGCGCTCTGA
- a CDS encoding Lrp/AsnC family transcriptional regulator yields the protein MSTCVFVQIRCKPGTTYKVAEEIALREIHSELYSTSGNFDLLMKLYIPTGEDVGKYINDQLLQIEGIERSLTTMTYKVF from the coding sequence ATGTCCACCTGCGTCTTTGTCCAGATCCGCTGCAAACCCGGCACCACCTACAAGGTGGCTGAGGAGATCGCCCTGCGCGAAATCCACTCCGAGCTTTACTCCACCAGCGGCAACTTCGACCTGCTGATGAAGCTTTACATCCCGACGGGGGAGGATGTCGGCAAATACATCAATGACCAGTTGCTGCAGATCGAAGGGATCGAGCGGTCCCTGACCACAATGACCTACAAGGTGTTCTGA
- a CDS encoding aminotransferase: MAPVIYPTTNFTATEQLCLDRGEGIYVYDTDGNKYIEGLAGLWCTSLGYSNTEVMDAITEQLHKLPFTHTFGGKTHKPIMELAEKLKAMVPVEDAYIFFGNSGSDANDTHYKMLRYYFNAIGKPEKRKIITRERGYHGVTVAAGSLTSLPANLAHFDAPLEALSILRSDAPHYYTGRQGNETEEQFVDRIINNLEEQILAEDPGTIAAMIVEPITGASGVIVPPEGYYEKLQALLRKHGILVWADEVICGFGRTGADFGCTTMGIKPDLMTFAKQLSSAYFPISASVIPGYMYEAMIAQTNEVGVFGHGYTYSGHPAACAAALKTLEIYERDNLFEHAADVGAYMQAQLREIFTDHPLVGEVRGKGLIAALELVSNKTTGASFDKGAAGAAAQKACQENGLILRAVAGNALALCPPIIITKAEVDDMLARMKSAVDTAYAELSEQGLIAA; encoded by the coding sequence ATGGCCCCAGTCATCTATCCCACCACCAATTTCACCGCGACCGAACAGCTGTGCCTGGACCGCGGCGAAGGCATCTATGTCTATGACACGGACGGTAACAAATACATCGAAGGGCTGGCGGGCCTGTGGTGCACCTCGCTGGGCTACAGCAACACCGAGGTGATGGATGCCATCACCGAGCAGCTGCACAAACTGCCGTTCACCCACACCTTTGGCGGCAAGACCCACAAGCCGATTATGGAGCTGGCCGAGAAACTGAAGGCGATGGTGCCGGTGGAGGACGCCTATATCTTCTTTGGCAACTCCGGCTCGGACGCCAATGACACCCACTACAAGATGCTGCGCTATTACTTCAACGCCATCGGCAAGCCGGAGAAGCGCAAGATCATCACCCGCGAACGCGGTTATCACGGGGTAACGGTTGCGGCGGGCTCGCTGACCTCCCTGCCCGCGAATCTCGCGCATTTCGATGCGCCGCTGGAGGCGCTCTCAATCCTGCGCTCGGACGCGCCGCATTACTACACCGGCCGCCAGGGCAATGAGACCGAGGAACAGTTTGTCGACCGGATCATCAATAATCTGGAAGAGCAGATCCTGGCGGAAGACCCCGGCACCATCGCAGCGATGATTGTCGAGCCGATCACCGGCGCGTCCGGCGTGATCGTGCCGCCGGAGGGCTACTACGAGAAGCTGCAGGCGCTGCTGCGCAAGCATGGCATCCTGGTCTGGGCCGATGAGGTGATCTGCGGCTTCGGGCGCACCGGCGCCGATTTCGGCTGCACCACCATGGGCATCAAGCCGGACCTGATGACCTTTGCCAAGCAGCTGAGCTCGGCCTATTTCCCGATCTCTGCCTCGGTCATTCCGGGATACATGTATGAGGCGATGATTGCGCAGACCAATGAGGTCGGCGTCTTTGGTCACGGCTACACCTATTCCGGCCACCCGGCGGCCTGTGCCGCGGCGCTGAAAACGCTGGAGATCTATGAGCGCGACAACCTGTTCGAGCACGCTGCGGACGTGGGCGCCTATATGCAGGCGCAGCTGCGCGAGATTTTCACCGATCATCCGCTGGTCGGCGAGGTGCGCGGCAAGGGGCTGATCGCGGCGCTGGAGCTGGTGTCGAACAAGACCACCGGTGCCAGCTTTGACAAAGGGGCCGCAGGCGCCGCCGCGCAGAAGGCCTGCCAGGAGAACGGCCTGATCCTGCGGGCGGTCGCGGGGAACGCGCTGGCGCTGTGCCCGCCGATTATCATCACCAAAGCCGAAGTGGACGACATGCTGGCACGGATGAAATCCGCCGTTGATACGGCTTATGCCGAGCTCAGCGAACAAGGCCTGATTGCCGCCTGA
- a CDS encoding very short patch repair endonuclease encodes MADKLTPERRSANMAKIRAKHTKPELLVRRMVHGMGFRYRLHRKDLPGKPDLVFGPRRKVIFVHGCFWHLHDCRDGRIPASRRDYWEPKLHRNAERDAEQQAALQAAGWQVLTIWECETKDPAALKDRLADFLKTAE; translated from the coding sequence GTGGCCGACAAGCTGACACCAGAGCGGCGCAGCGCCAATATGGCCAAGATCCGCGCCAAGCACACCAAGCCGGAACTGCTGGTGCGGCGGATGGTGCATGGGATGGGCTTCCGCTACCGGCTGCACCGCAAGGACCTGCCGGGCAAGCCCGACCTGGTGTTCGGGCCGCGCCGCAAGGTGATCTTTGTGCATGGCTGCTTCTGGCACTTGCATGACTGCCGCGACGGGCGCATCCCGGCCAGCCGCCGCGACTACTGGGAACCGAAGCTGCACCGGAATGCGGAGCGCGACGCGGAACAACAGGCCGCCCTGCAGGCGGCGGGCTGGCAGGTTCTGACCATCTGGGAATGCGAGACCAAGGATCCTGCCGCCCTGAAAGACCGCCTCGCAGACTTCCTAAAAACGGCAGAATAA
- a CDS encoding NaeI family type II restriction endonuclease, which produces MKQNIPDSLIGFGHQDFNVLIHLEMEITQRAGGLLALEHDVAFMLRDCIDDVIMTPKTGRRSYEELEKTEKTYIGTRVEIELRALLGLRKGRLDTVILGHDVDIKHTMGSNWMIPTEAVGSACLLVAADEARARCYLGLIVARPEYLTAGQNKDAKRSISAEGFKHIQWLLKDHPYPANFWRTADADAVEEIFGCGTGNARMATLFRLMQRRPIPRAAVEAVAQQKDFMRRIRADGGHGTRDILGREQIVVLEGRKDAQLIKALELLPCAASEFISCRIETEYHARMAGQSGHPIAWPTS; this is translated from the coding sequence TTGAAACAGAACATTCCCGACAGCTTGATCGGTTTCGGCCACCAGGATTTCAACGTCCTTATCCACCTTGAGATGGAGATCACCCAGCGCGCCGGCGGGCTGCTGGCGCTGGAGCATGACGTGGCCTTCATGCTGCGCGACTGCATAGACGATGTGATCATGACACCCAAGACCGGGCGGCGGTCATACGAAGAGCTGGAAAAGACCGAGAAGACCTATATCGGGACACGGGTGGAGATTGAACTGCGGGCCCTGCTGGGCCTGCGGAAGGGACGGCTGGACACCGTGATCCTGGGCCATGATGTCGACATCAAGCACACCATGGGCAGCAACTGGATGATCCCGACCGAAGCGGTGGGCAGCGCCTGCCTGCTGGTGGCCGCGGATGAGGCGCGGGCGCGCTGCTACCTGGGGCTGATCGTGGCCCGGCCCGAGTATCTGACCGCGGGGCAGAACAAGGATGCCAAGCGCAGCATCTCTGCCGAAGGTTTCAAACACATCCAGTGGCTGCTGAAGGACCACCCCTACCCGGCCAACTTCTGGCGCACTGCGGATGCGGATGCAGTCGAGGAGATATTCGGCTGCGGCACAGGCAACGCCCGCATGGCCACTCTGTTCCGGCTGATGCAGCGCCGCCCGATTCCCCGCGCCGCGGTAGAGGCGGTGGCGCAGCAGAAGGATTTCATGCGCCGCATCCGCGCTGACGGCGGCCATGGCACCCGCGACATTCTGGGGCGTGAGCAAATCGTGGTGCTGGAAGGGCGCAAGGATGCCCAGCTGATCAAGGCGCTGGAGCTGCTGCCATGCGCCGCAAGCGAGTTCATTTCCTGCCGGATTGAAACGGAGTACCATGCCCGCATGGCCGGACAATCAGGGCATCCCATCGCGTGGCCGACAAGCTGA
- a CDS encoding DNA cytosine methyltransferase, giving the protein MLTSVELCAGAGGQALGLEAAGFDHTALVEIDKHCCATLRHNRPAWNVLEEDVRKFKDVAGDYKGIDLLAGGLPCPPFSVAGKQLGEKDERNLFDDAIEIVDSTRPRAVMIENVRGFLDAVFHDYREKLKKQLSKLGYETDWRLLNASDFGVPQLRPRVAIVALRREFAGQFNWPEPLPHNPPTVGATLIDLMKERGWRGADDWAAKADEIAPTIVGGSKKHGGPDLGPTRARRAWAALGVEGRTIANEAPDPFHNDMPRLTVRMVARIQGFPDAWHFTGAKTNAYRQVGNAFPPPVAEAVARELKAAIAKPKLHAVRA; this is encoded by the coding sequence ATGCTGACATCGGTAGAACTATGCGCAGGTGCGGGCGGCCAGGCCCTCGGTCTCGAGGCGGCGGGCTTTGACCACACGGCGCTGGTTGAGATCGATAAGCACTGCTGCGCCACCCTGCGCCACAACCGCCCCGCGTGGAACGTGCTGGAAGAAGACGTGCGCAAGTTCAAGGACGTCGCGGGCGACTACAAAGGCATCGACCTCCTGGCCGGCGGCCTGCCCTGCCCGCCGTTTTCAGTCGCGGGCAAGCAGCTGGGCGAGAAGGACGAGCGCAACCTGTTCGATGATGCAATCGAGATTGTAGATTCGACCCGGCCTCGCGCGGTGATGATCGAAAACGTGCGCGGCTTTCTGGATGCGGTGTTTCATGACTACCGCGAGAAGCTGAAGAAACAGCTTTCGAAGCTGGGCTATGAAACCGATTGGCGGCTGCTGAATGCTTCCGACTTCGGTGTGCCGCAGCTGCGGCCGCGGGTGGCGATTGTTGCCCTGCGCCGCGAATTTGCAGGCCAGTTCAACTGGCCCGAGCCGCTGCCGCACAATCCGCCGACCGTGGGCGCGACCCTGATCGACCTGATGAAGGAGCGCGGCTGGCGCGGGGCCGATGACTGGGCTGCCAAGGCAGATGAGATCGCGCCAACGATTGTTGGCGGCTCCAAGAAGCACGGCGGGCCTGATTTGGGCCCGACCCGGGCGCGGCGCGCCTGGGCGGCGCTGGGGGTTGAGGGGCGCACCATTGCAAATGAGGCGCCAGATCCCTTCCACAACGACATGCCGCGCCTGACGGTGCGGATGGTCGCGCGCATTCAGGGCTTCCCGGATGCCTGGCACTTCACCGGCGCCAAGACCAATGCCTACCGGCAGGTCGGGAACGCCTTCCCGCCGCCAGTGGCAGAGGCCGTGGCACGTGAGTTGAAGGCGGCGATTGCCAAGCCGAAGCTGCATGCCGTGCGAGCCTAG